A genomic stretch from Neosynechococcus sphagnicola sy1 includes:
- a CDS encoding DUF3370 domain-containing protein — MLFLVPLLAQSRPAPPPQEILQPQEVRPLPGHLDTVPVFNSNSPELVSSEGILLSTFPPGGKRVPAAHLNFQFRGRFDVFAHHIAKAPNPQDLRSLYLGVILYNPSSQPVTVSVLQAASYLTQPDAPFIPLPSWVENPLGSVFSGPGSRVSDQVLRGQHQPDWPALLTIPPQESQLLMNLPILLRGLTPPLNGRSTLVRLRSSGPVYAASLALFGRQNPDGSERPPTLVEWQNLLETGNLVSPRDRTPNPPDQPSGSIVYGRVAGVAQGSRWQAQITDRPSVPYLTIPAPGQAFSYGLSTLKGGALGTGQIQSAPMLARYPDTAYRANGNYGIEYNLTLPLRNRTQSPQTVTLTMQTPLKQDQLQGGLRFLEPLPPQIFFRGTVRIRFTNNQGLPQTRYVHLVQQRGQKGEALATVFLPPQSDRLVQVDWLYPPDATPPQVLTIETFSSGN, encoded by the coding sequence ATGCTGTTTTTAGTACCCCTGCTCGCCCAGTCCAGGCCTGCCCCTCCACCTCAGGAAATTCTCCAACCCCAGGAAGTCAGACCCTTACCGGGGCATCTCGATACGGTGCCTGTGTTTAATAGTAATAGCCCAGAGTTGGTGTCGAGTGAGGGAATTTTGCTCTCGACGTTCCCACCGGGAGGGAAACGGGTGCCTGCGGCCCATCTGAATTTTCAGTTTCGGGGGCGGTTTGATGTGTTTGCCCATCACATTGCCAAAGCACCCAATCCCCAAGATCTGCGATCGCTCTATTTGGGGGTGATCCTGTACAACCCCAGCTCACAGCCTGTCACCGTCTCGGTGTTGCAAGCGGCCAGTTATCTCACCCAACCCGATGCCCCCTTTATACCGCTGCCGTCTTGGGTCGAGAATCCACTGGGAAGTGTGTTTTCAGGGCCGGGCAGTCGGGTGAGCGATCAGGTTCTGCGGGGGCAGCATCAACCCGACTGGCCAGCGCTGCTGACGATTCCCCCCCAGGAGAGTCAACTATTGATGAACCTGCCGATCCTGCTGCGGGGGTTAACCCCACCCTTGAATGGACGGTCAACTCTGGTGCGGCTGCGGAGTAGTGGGCCGGTCTATGCAGCCAGTCTGGCTCTATTTGGTCGCCAAAATCCCGATGGCAGTGAACGCCCTCCAACCCTAGTTGAATGGCAAAATCTCTTGGAAACGGGAAACCTCGTCAGTCCCCGCGATCGCACCCCAAACCCCCCCGATCAACCCAGCGGCTCCATTGTCTACGGGCGGGTCGCTGGGGTAGCCCAAGGCTCTCGTTGGCAAGCCCAGATCACGGATCGCCCCAGTGTGCCCTATCTGACGATTCCAGCACCGGGGCAGGCCTTTTCCTATGGCCTTAGCACCCTCAAGGGCGGAGCCTTAGGCACCGGTCAGATTCAGAGCGCCCCGATGTTAGCTCGCTATCCAGATACCGCTTACCGAGCGAATGGTAACTATGGAATTGAGTACAACTTGACGTTGCCCTTACGGAACCGTACTCAGTCACCGCAGACGGTCACATTGACCATGCAGACGCCGCTGAAACAAGACCAATTACAAGGAGGACTGCGTTTTCTAGAGCCGCTGCCTCCCCAGATTTTCTTCCGAGGAACCGTCCGCATTCGCTTTACCAACAACCAAGGGTTACCCCAAACTCGCTATGTTCACTTGGTGCAACAGCGGGGTCAAAAGGGCGAAGCGCTAGCAACGGTGTTCTTGCCACCCCAGAGCGATCGCCTCGTCCAGGTTGACTGGCTCTATCCTCCCGATGCAACACCGCCCCAAGTGCTGACCATTGAAACCTTCAGCAGCGGCAACTGA
- a CDS encoding DUF1825 family protein, with protein sequence MSFFDSEIVQQEAKQLFEDYQSLMQLGGSYGKFDREGKKLFIEQMEAMMDRYRIFMKRFELADDFMAQMTVQQLRTQLGQFGITPQQMFDQMNLTLERMKSEIEHST encoded by the coding sequence ATGAGTTTTTTCGACTCTGAGATTGTTCAACAAGAAGCCAAGCAACTGTTTGAAGATTATCAGTCCTTGATGCAGTTAGGTGGTAGCTATGGCAAGTTTGATCGTGAAGGGAAAAAGCTCTTCATTGAACAAATGGAAGCGATGATGGATCGCTACCGCATCTTTATGAAGCGATTTGAATTAGCAGATGACTTCATGGCGCAGATGACCGTACAGCAGCTCCGAACTCAACTGGGTCAATTTGGGATTACCCCGCAGCAGATGTTTGACCAGATGAACCTGACCTTGGAACGGATGAAATCTGAAATTGAACACAGTACTTGA